In Burkholderia gladioli, a genomic segment contains:
- the gap gene encoding type I glyceraldehyde-3-phosphate dehydrogenase, whose protein sequence is MTIRVAINGYGRIGRNTLRAFYENGKKHDIEIVAINDLGDAKTNAHLTQYDTAHGRFPGEVSVDGDYLIVNGDRIRVLANRNPAELPWGELGVDVVFECTGFFTTKEKASAHLKGGAKKVIISAPGGKDVDATIVYGVNHDVLKAEHTVISNASCTTNCLAPLVKPLHDKIGLETGLMTTIHAYTNDQVLTDVYHEDLRRARSATHSQIPTKTGAAAAVGLVLPELNGKLDGYAIRVPTINVSIVDLSFIAKRDTTVEEVNAIMKEASQGALKGILAYNDQPLVSVDFNHNPASSSFDSTLTKVSGRLVKVSSWYDNEWGFSNRMLDTAVAFANAK, encoded by the coding sequence ATGACGATTCGCGTTGCAATCAACGGTTACGGCCGCATCGGCCGCAACACGCTGCGCGCTTTCTACGAAAACGGCAAGAAGCATGACATCGAGATCGTCGCGATCAACGACCTCGGCGATGCCAAGACCAACGCGCACCTGACGCAGTACGACACGGCGCACGGCCGCTTCCCCGGCGAAGTCTCGGTCGACGGCGACTACCTGATCGTCAACGGCGACCGCATCCGCGTGCTGGCCAACCGCAACCCGGCCGAACTGCCGTGGGGCGAGCTCGGCGTCGACGTGGTGTTCGAGTGCACGGGCTTCTTCACCACCAAGGAAAAGGCCAGCGCCCACCTGAAGGGCGGCGCGAAGAAGGTGATCATCTCGGCGCCGGGTGGCAAGGACGTCGACGCGACCATCGTCTACGGCGTCAACCACGACGTGCTGAAGGCCGAGCACACCGTGATCTCGAACGCATCGTGCACCACCAACTGCCTGGCGCCGCTGGTCAAGCCGCTGCACGACAAGATCGGCCTCGAAACCGGCCTGATGACGACGATCCACGCCTACACCAACGACCAGGTGCTGACCGACGTCTATCACGAGGACCTGCGCCGCGCCCGTTCGGCCACGCACAGCCAGATCCCGACGAAGACCGGCGCGGCGGCCGCGGTCGGCCTGGTGCTGCCGGAACTGAACGGCAAGCTGGACGGCTACGCGATCCGCGTGCCGACCATCAACGTGTCGATCGTCGACCTGTCCTTCATCGCCAAGCGCGATACCACGGTCGAGGAAGTCAACGCGATCATGAAGGAAGCTTCGCAAGGCGCGCTCAAGGGCATCCTGGCCTATAACGACCAGCCGCTGGTGTCGGTCGACTTCAACCACAACCCGGCCTCGTCCTCGTTCGATTCGACGCTGACCAAGGTGTCGGGCCGCCTGGTGAAGGTGTCGAGCTGGTACGACAACGAGTGGGGCTTCTCGAACCGCATGCTGGACACGGCAGTCGCGTTCGCCAACGCCAAGTAA
- the alc gene encoding allantoicase: MAAPILDPDAPAFTRRYMNLADPRLGAKALASSDDFFAPMERMLNPEPAVFIPGKYDDHGKWMDGWETRRKRVAGHDWCIVRLARPGVVHGVDLDTSHFTGNFPPAASIEACAFDGELPPEQADWQPLVPATTLQGNRHHYVAVDAPRVVTHLRVNLYPDGGLARLRVYGQPQRDWSRAATGELVDLAAIENGAYLVAANNQHFGPASQMLMPGRGVNMGDGWETRRRREPGNDWAIVALARPGIIRRVEVDTAHFKGNYPDRCSLQAASVAGGTDDSLVTQAMFWPELLGEQKLSMDSLHVFDSGLVALGPVTHVRFNIFPDGGVSRLRLWAEPA, from the coding sequence ATGGCTGCACCGATCCTCGATCCCGACGCGCCCGCCTTCACGCGCCGCTACATGAATCTCGCCGACCCGCGCCTGGGCGCCAAGGCGCTGGCCTCCAGCGACGACTTCTTCGCGCCGATGGAGCGCATGCTCAACCCCGAGCCGGCCGTCTTCATCCCCGGCAAGTACGACGATCACGGCAAGTGGATGGATGGTTGGGAAACGCGCCGCAAGCGCGTGGCCGGCCACGACTGGTGCATCGTCAGGCTGGCGCGCCCCGGCGTGGTCCACGGCGTCGATCTCGACACCAGCCACTTCACCGGCAACTTCCCGCCGGCCGCCTCGATCGAGGCCTGCGCGTTCGACGGCGAGCTGCCGCCGGAGCAGGCCGACTGGCAGCCGCTGGTGCCGGCCACCACGCTGCAGGGCAATCGCCATCACTACGTCGCCGTCGACGCGCCGCGCGTGGTCACCCACCTGCGCGTCAATCTCTATCCGGACGGCGGGCTGGCGCGGCTGCGCGTGTACGGCCAGCCGCAGCGCGACTGGAGCCGCGCCGCCACGGGCGAGCTGGTCGACCTGGCCGCGATCGAGAACGGCGCCTATCTGGTCGCCGCCAACAACCAGCACTTCGGTCCCGCCTCGCAGATGCTGATGCCTGGGCGCGGCGTGAACATGGGCGACGGCTGGGAGACGCGGCGGCGCCGCGAACCCGGCAACGACTGGGCGATCGTGGCGCTGGCACGCCCGGGGATCATCCGACGCGTCGAGGTCGACACCGCGCACTTCAAGGGCAACTATCCCGATCGCTGCTCGCTGCAGGCCGCCTCGGTGGCCGGCGGCACCGACGATTCGCTGGTCACGCAGGCGATGTTCTGGCCGGAGCTGCTCGGCGAGCAAAAGCTGTCGATGGACAGCCTGCACGTGTTCGACAGCGGCCTGGTCGCGCTGGGCCCGGTCACCCACGTGCGCTTCAACATCTTCCCGGACGGCGGTGTCTCGCGCCTGCGTCTGTGGGCCGAGCCGGCCTGA
- the fur gene encoding ferric iron uptake transcriptional regulator, with protein sequence MTNPTELKNIGLKATLPRLKILEIFQQSEVRHLTAEDVYRNLLHEQLDIGLATVYRVLTQFEQAGLLTRSNFESGKAVFELNEGSHHDHLVCLDCGRVEEFFDAEIENRQQAIAKTRGFKLQEHSLAMYGSCTTENCPHRKH encoded by the coding sequence ATGACCAATCCGACCGAGCTGAAGAATATCGGGCTCAAGGCCACCCTACCGCGCCTCAAGATTCTGGAAATCTTTCAGCAGAGCGAAGTCCGGCACCTGACCGCCGAAGACGTCTATCGCAACCTGCTGCACGAACAACTCGACATCGGCCTGGCCACGGTATACCGCGTGCTGACGCAGTTCGAGCAGGCCGGCCTGCTCACGCGCAGCAATTTCGAATCGGGCAAGGCGGTGTTCGAGCTGAACGAGGGTTCGCACCACGACCACCTGGTCTGTCTCGACTGCGGCCGCGTCGAGGAATTCTTCGACGCCGAGATCGAGAACCGCCAGCAGGCGATCGCCAAGACGCGCGGCTTCAAGCTGCAGGAGCACTCGCTGGCGATGTACGGTTCCTGCACCACCGAGAACTGCCCGCACCGCAAGCACTGA
- a CDS encoding FadR/GntR family transcriptional regulator: MKNLPQTVTDAAVATIQARIETGAYPVGSLLPAQRQLSEELEISRASLREALSTLEALGMLTIRPGKGVYVERAQAAAGHPWRFAAQSSPPDTYQMRYALEGFAARMAALAISDTDLAWFEENLAALHVALVDNALDAAAQLDFEFHMRILALAGNAAIESVLRNSADIMKESQRMPFYRRELMLSTWHEHRAIVDALTARDSAAAGRAIEIHIESAAQRAGVFFPTPRG; this comes from the coding sequence ATGAAGAACCTGCCCCAAACCGTTACCGACGCCGCCGTGGCGACCATCCAGGCCCGCATCGAAACCGGCGCCTACCCGGTCGGCAGCCTGCTGCCGGCGCAGCGCCAGCTCTCCGAGGAACTGGAGATCAGCCGTGCCTCGCTGCGCGAGGCGCTGTCGACGCTGGAGGCGCTCGGCATGCTGACGATCCGGCCCGGCAAGGGCGTCTACGTGGAGCGCGCGCAGGCCGCGGCCGGCCATCCCTGGCGCTTCGCGGCGCAATCCTCGCCGCCCGATACCTACCAGATGCGTTATGCGCTGGAGGGTTTCGCGGCGCGCATGGCGGCGCTGGCGATCAGCGACACCGACCTCGCCTGGTTCGAGGAGAACCTGGCCGCGCTGCACGTGGCGCTGGTCGACAACGCGCTGGACGCCGCCGCCCAGCTCGACTTCGAATTCCACATGCGGATCCTCGCGCTGGCCGGCAACGCGGCAATCGAATCGGTGCTGCGCAACAGCGCCGACATCATGAAGGAAAGCCAGCGCATGCCCTTCTACCGGCGCGAGCTGATGCTCTCGACCTGGCACGAGCATCGCGCCATCGTCGACGCGCTCACCGCGCGCGACTCGGCCGCGGCCGGCCGGGCCATCGAGATCCACATCGAGAGCGCCGCGCAGCGCGCCGGCGTGTTCTTCCCCACGCCGCGCGGCTGA
- a CDS encoding ureidoglycolate lyase, with amino-acid sequence MNQPPLPQALPLEPLTRAAFAPFGDVIELEGARHFPINGGTTERFHDLASVDVGEAGGRPLVNLFRGQPRRWPIEIAMMERHPLGSQAFVPLAEVGRYAVVVAPAGEFDPARLRAFLAEGWQGVNYARGVWHHPLLALDRVSDFVVIDRGGNGEPNCDEIVLDTRRLLLSPEPGARQGAA; translated from the coding sequence ATGAACCAGCCGCCCCTGCCGCAGGCGCTGCCGCTGGAGCCGCTCACGCGTGCGGCCTTCGCGCCGTTCGGCGACGTGATCGAGCTGGAGGGCGCGCGTCATTTTCCGATCAACGGCGGCACCACCGAGCGCTTCCACGACCTCGCCAGCGTTGATGTCGGCGAGGCGGGCGGCCGGCCGCTCGTCAACCTGTTCCGCGGCCAGCCGCGCCGCTGGCCGATCGAGATCGCGATGATGGAGCGGCACCCGCTGGGCAGCCAGGCCTTCGTGCCGCTGGCCGAGGTCGGGCGCTACGCGGTGGTGGTCGCGCCGGCCGGCGAATTCGATCCGGCACGGCTGCGCGCCTTTCTCGCCGAGGGCTGGCAGGGCGTCAACTATGCCCGCGGCGTCTGGCATCACCCGCTGCTCGCGCTCGATCGCGTCAGCGATTTCGTGGTGATCGACCGCGGCGGCAACGGCGAGCCGAATTGCGACGAGATCGTGCTCGACACGCGGCGCCTGCTGCTGTCGCCGGAGCCGGGCGCGCGGCAGGGCGCGGCGTGA
- a CDS encoding C4-dicarboxylate transporter DctA yields the protein MARFLNSLFGRVVIALVIGVALGAAFPHAAQSLRPLGDGFLKLIKMVIGPIVFCVVVGGIANAGDLKKVGRVGVKAIVYFELMTTLALGIGLLLAVLTRPGAGMNVALGSLDAASLADYAKNAQSLKDTAGYLLKIIPDTAFDAFAKGDILQILVFAVLFGSALSLLGERASRISGIIDEFSQVCFRVMGFIIRLAPLGVLGAIAFTTGKYGVASLKQLGLLVAVFYVSCALFVAVVLGTVMRLAGFSVFKLIRYLREELMIVLGTASSDAVLPQVMRKLEWMGVKDSTVGLVIPTGYSFNLDGFSIYLTLAVLFIAQATNTPLSAHDLIIVLLVSLVTSKGAHGIPGSAIVILAATLSAIPAIPVLGLVLILPVDWFVGIARALTNLVGNCVATVVVAVWEHDIDVARARRVLNRELRYVPVEEEHGEAGAAPGKLAGGEHAHVL from the coding sequence ATGGCGAGGTTTCTGAATTCCTTGTTCGGGCGCGTGGTGATCGCGCTGGTGATCGGCGTGGCGCTCGGCGCCGCCTTCCCGCACGCGGCGCAGTCGCTGCGCCCGCTCGGCGACGGCTTCCTGAAGCTGATCAAGATGGTGATCGGGCCGATCGTGTTCTGCGTGGTGGTGGGCGGCATCGCGAATGCCGGCGACTTGAAGAAGGTGGGGCGCGTCGGCGTGAAGGCGATCGTCTACTTCGAGCTGATGACCACGCTGGCGCTCGGCATCGGCCTGTTGCTGGCGGTCCTCACGCGGCCCGGCGCCGGCATGAACGTCGCGCTCGGCTCGCTCGACGCGGCCTCGCTGGCCGACTACGCGAAGAACGCGCAGAGCCTCAAGGACACCGCCGGCTACCTGCTCAAGATCATCCCCGACACGGCCTTCGATGCCTTCGCCAAGGGCGACATCCTGCAGATCCTGGTGTTCGCGGTGCTGTTCGGCTCGGCGCTGTCCCTGCTCGGCGAGCGTGCCAGCCGCATCAGCGGCATCATCGACGAGTTCTCGCAGGTCTGCTTTCGCGTGATGGGCTTCATCATCCGACTCGCGCCGCTCGGCGTGCTCGGCGCGATCGCCTTCACCACCGGCAAGTACGGCGTGGCCTCGCTCAAGCAGCTCGGCCTGCTGGTGGCAGTGTTCTACGTGAGCTGCGCGCTGTTCGTCGCGGTGGTGCTCGGCACCGTGATGCGGCTGGCCGGCTTCAGCGTGTTCAAGCTGATCCGCTACCTGCGCGAGGAGCTGATGATCGTGCTCGGCACCGCCTCCTCGGACGCGGTGCTGCCGCAGGTGATGCGCAAGCTCGAATGGATGGGCGTGAAGGATTCCACCGTCGGCCTGGTGATCCCCACCGGCTACTCGTTCAATCTCGACGGCTTCTCGATCTACCTGACGCTGGCCGTGCTGTTCATCGCGCAGGCCACCAATACGCCGCTGTCCGCGCACGACCTGATCATCGTGCTGCTGGTCTCGCTGGTCACCTCGAAGGGCGCGCACGGCATCCCCGGCTCGGCGATCGTGATCCTGGCCGCGACGCTCTCGGCGATCCCGGCGATTCCGGTGCTCGGCCTGGTGCTGATCCTGCCGGTCGACTGGTTCGTCGGCATCGCGCGCGCGCTCACCAACCTGGTCGGCAATTGCGTGGCCACCGTGGTGGTGGCGGTCTGGGAGCACGACATCGACGTCGCCCGTGCCCGCCGCGTGCTGAACCGCGAGCTGCGCTACGTGCCGGTCGAGGAGGAGCACGGCGAGGCCGGTGCCGCGCCCGGCAAGCTCGCCGGCGGCGAGCACGCGCACGTGCTCTGA
- the bamE gene encoding outer membrane protein assembly factor BamE has translation MRSAITAAVVVAVVTLAGCSSYDSVTQRIAQSITPYRITVVQGNFVSQEKASQLQAGMTREQVRALLGTPLLADMFHADRWDYLFYFKRGSTSVVQQRDLVVNFQNDRLASWSGADNLPSELDLLADIDGDRRGKKKAKAAAAAPASAASASAAASASAAAPAGTPVPPDLAPAAAAPANPAPPASASQVGQSDANTEAARAANRATAQVSGQGSQASRFRPSSQTAPSAPTPGGLPPGASPAIQPQFQFHRPPQPTAPSDGSQPVGPQGSDQLPNQPLTAPPADISAPPNSN, from the coding sequence ATGCGGAGTGCCATCACTGCTGCCGTCGTTGTCGCCGTCGTCACGCTGGCAGGCTGTTCGTCTTATGACAGCGTCACGCAACGAATCGCGCAGAGCATCACGCCTTACCGCATCACGGTCGTCCAGGGCAATTTCGTCTCACAGGAAAAGGCCTCGCAACTGCAGGCCGGCATGACCCGCGAACAGGTCCGCGCGCTGCTCGGCACGCCGCTGCTGGCCGACATGTTCCACGCGGACCGTTGGGATTACCTGTTCTACTTCAAGCGCGGCTCGACCTCGGTGGTCCAGCAGCGTGACCTGGTCGTCAACTTCCAGAACGATCGCCTGGCGAGCTGGAGCGGCGCCGACAACCTCCCGTCCGAACTCGACCTGCTGGCCGACATCGACGGCGACCGTCGCGGCAAGAAGAAGGCAAAGGCCGCCGCAGCGGCGCCGGCATCGGCCGCTTCGGCCAGCGCGGCGGCTTCGGCCAGTGCCGCGGCCCCGGCCGGCACGCCGGTGCCACCGGACCTGGCACCCGCCGCCGCTGCCCCGGCCAACCCGGCGCCGCCGGCTTCGGCCAGCCAGGTCGGCCAGTCCGACGCGAATACCGAGGCCGCGCGCGCGGCCAACCGCGCCACCGCCCAGGTGTCGGGCCAGGGCTCGCAGGCCAGCCGCTTCCGGCCGTCCTCGCAGACCGCGCCGTCCGCGCCGACGCCAGGCGGCCTGCCGCCGGGAGCGAGCCCGGCGATCCAGCCGCAGTTCCAGTTCCATCGTCCGCCGCAGCCCACCGCGCCGAGCGACGGCAGCCAGCCGGTCGGCCCGCAGGGCTCCGACCAACTGCCGAACCAGCCGCTGACGGCGCCGCCGGCCGATATCTCGGCGCCGCCGAACTCGAACTGA